Proteins from a single region of Chitinophagales bacterium:
- a CDS encoding Y-family DNA polymerase, producing the protein MIALIDCNNFYASCERLFEPALEKKPVVVLSNNDGCVIARSNEAKSVGIQMGTPAFMIEKMLEKEEVAVFSSNYPLYGDLSMRVMTVIREMVPDLEVYSIDEAFADFQYIPVSKIEGICRKIKERVRLWVGIPISIGVAPTKTLAKMANRYAKKERNSIGVHCLFSEDAIDDLLKNTAIGDVWGVGSMHRKKLEQIGIKTAYDFTKLPKTWVKKNMTVVGERLWMELKGIPAIEWLPPRMVKKAICTARSFGKLLNDEKNIREAVANHAFSCSEKLRRQHSAAESLYVFLQTNAHRLQDRQLSTGIRLILPFASNRADQIIGAALRGLKMIYREGYFFKKAGVMVMDLVPENTTQTNLFFDSTDATKNELMQRVDNINAAYGKNTVIFGSQGLERAWKLRQERLSPAYTTKATDFKWVG; encoded by the coding sequence ATGATAGCCCTCATTGACTGCAATAATTTTTATGCATCCTGCGAACGATTATTTGAACCAGCATTGGAAAAAAAGCCCGTGGTGGTGTTATCGAATAACGATGGCTGCGTGATTGCTCGAAGCAACGAAGCAAAATCTGTCGGTATTCAGATGGGCACTCCCGCATTCATGATAGAAAAAATGCTGGAAAAAGAGGAAGTGGCTGTTTTTTCTTCCAACTATCCATTGTACGGTGATTTGTCCATGCGGGTGATGACGGTGATTCGGGAAATGGTACCTGATTTGGAAGTGTATTCAATCGATGAAGCTTTTGCAGACTTTCAATACATTCCAGTATCGAAAATCGAAGGAATTTGCAGGAAAATAAAGGAACGTGTTAGGCTGTGGGTGGGCATTCCTATTTCCATTGGTGTCGCTCCTACGAAGACACTGGCAAAAATGGCCAATCGTTATGCAAAAAAAGAAAGGAATTCGATCGGTGTCCATTGTCTTTTTTCGGAAGATGCTATCGACGATTTATTGAAAAATACGGCTATCGGGGATGTTTGGGGTGTTGGCTCGATGCATCGTAAAAAATTAGAGCAAATTGGCATTAAAACAGCATACGATTTTACCAAACTTCCTAAGACATGGGTCAAAAAAAACATGACGGTAGTAGGAGAGCGGTTATGGATGGAATTGAAGGGTATCCCAGCTATCGAATGGTTGCCACCGAGAATGGTAAAAAAAGCGATCTGTACAGCACGTTCTTTTGGTAAATTATTGAATGACGAAAAAAACATCCGCGAAGCAGTAGCAAATCATGCTTTTTCATGCTCCGAAAAACTGCGCAGACAGCATAGTGCTGCCGAATCTCTCTACGTTTTTTTACAAACCAACGCGCACCGTTTACAGGATCGACAATTAAGTACGGGAATACGGCTGATTTTACCATTTGCTTCCAATCGGGCAGACCAAATTATCGGTGCTGCGCTTCGGGGATTGAAGATGATTTACCGAGAAGGTTATTTTTTCAAAAAAGCAGGTGTGATGGTCATGGACTTGGTTCCAGAAAATACCACACAAACCAACCTTTTTTTCGATTCAACCGATGCAACGAAAAATGAGTTGATGCAGCGAGTCGATAATATCAATGCAGCCTATGGAAAAAACACGGTAATTTTTGGTTCGCAGGGGTTGGAAAGAGCATGGAAGCTTCGGCAGGAAAGATTGTCACCAGCATACACGACAAAAGCAACTGATTTTAAATGGGTAGGATGA
- a CDS encoding SOS response-associated peptidase family protein translates to MCHDISFSANTVEFISDILPNIKLDGQLSIDLSVTSHVLSMSNRKCLVIIGTPEEPRLVQFEWGLIADYMNTPEKIKEYRIQMANARSEKILDKKSVWYRIRKQRCLIAVDGIFEHREIKGWKNKVPYFIKLANRRQVFLPGFYNYSPIPDAETGELKGTFTVVTRPANTLMQQIHNHGPNKHRMPVFMQPEDALNWIKPDLSDEQILEMVNYEIPSEELAAWPVFTIRTTKERPDGADKMSPYAWQGLPPLGNDDGTPKTLF, encoded by the coding sequence ATGTGTCACGACATTTCCTTCTCGGCAAATACGGTAGAATTCATTAGTGATATTCTTCCCAACATCAAACTCGATGGACAGCTATCTATAGACCTTTCAGTAACCAGTCATGTGCTTTCGATGAGTAACCGAAAATGCCTTGTTATCATCGGGACACCGGAGGAACCAAGATTAGTACAATTCGAATGGGGTCTTATTGCCGATTATATGAATACACCGGAAAAGATCAAAGAATACCGGATACAGATGGCAAATGCCCGCAGCGAAAAGATATTGGATAAGAAGTCGGTGTGGTACCGGATAAGAAAACAGCGGTGCTTAATTGCTGTTGATGGAATCTTTGAACACCGGGAAATCAAGGGATGGAAGAATAAAGTGCCGTACTTCATTAAGCTCGCAAACCGCCGGCAAGTTTTTTTACCGGGATTTTATAATTACTCTCCGATACCGGATGCAGAGACAGGAGAATTGAAGGGCACATTTACAGTCGTTACACGACCCGCAAACACCTTAATGCAGCAAATACATAATCACGGGCCTAATAAGCACAGGATGCCTGTTTTTATGCAGCCTGAGGATGCTTTAAACTGGATTAAGCCGGATTTATCTGATGAGCAAATTTTGGAGATGGTGAATTACGAGATTCCTTCGGAGGAATTAGCAGCATGGCCTGTTTTCACCATCCGCACCACGAAGGAAAGACCGGATGGAGCAGATAAGATGAGTCCCTACGCATGGCAGGGTTTACCGCCGCTTGGTAATGATGATGGAACGCCGAAGACTTTGTTTTAA
- a CDS encoding O-acetyl-ADP-ribose deacetylase has translation MGVSIEVVMGDITKITCDAIVNAANCFLKGGGGVDGAIHKAGGAAILEACKKIVAENGICKVGEAVITEAGNLPAKYVIHTVGPVWRDGQREEHQKLAECYENSLKLAVEHNCDSISFPNISTGVYGFPKDQAATIAVDAVMKFGNQVKKPSRVVFVCFDEENYTILRKSLESYA, from the coding sequence ATGGGTGTTTCTATTGAAGTAGTGATGGGAGACATTACAAAAATTACTTGTGATGCCATTGTTAACGCTGCAAACTGCTTTTTAAAAGGTGGAGGAGGAGTGGATGGTGCGATACATAAAGCTGGGGGGGCAGCAATTTTGGAAGCCTGTAAGAAGATAGTGGCAGAGAATGGGATTTGTAAGGTTGGTGAAGCTGTGATAACCGAAGCTGGTAATCTGCCGGCAAAATATGTAATACATACTGTTGGTCCAGTTTGGAGAGATGGTCAGAGAGAAGAGCATCAAAAGCTTGCGGAGTGTTACGAGAATTCCTTGAAGCTTGCAGTGGAGCATAATTGTGATTCTATATCATTCCCCAATATCAGTACTGGAGTCTATGGATTTCCTAAAGATCAGGCGGCAACAATTGCTGTTGATGCGGTTATGAAATTCGGTAACCAAGTTAAAAAACCATCAAGGGTAGTGTTTGTTTGTTTTGATGAAGAGAACTATACGATACTAAGGAAATCATTAGAATCATACGCATAA
- a CDS encoding carboxypeptidase-like regulatory domain-containing protein: MKLLLFLSILTLFSFNNLIGQSKSYSAIIIDRETRKPISFASIFNLVKKNGVYSNETGNFKIDLNVSDTISISCIGYKTIKFVPIDINTLDSISLISDIRELEEVVVYSQNFNYKSIKLGDKRLRSSIHISRSSGFEYATFVPNPQNGARLFIEKISFKIRKSGNQPAAIRVHIYEPDSFFRPAKELLDSNVFIIVTDPGDHNIAVKIKKLQAPFYQAGVFIGVEYLGNFSRYSGDIVGKEVNDLRIGFEKSDQGFKTFERFNKQEWREADIKKLFANSEGFKRLQKGNTPNLSLYIEAVVLND, from the coding sequence ATGAAGCTATTACTATTTCTTTCAATTTTAACACTATTTAGTTTCAATAATTTAATTGGTCAATCAAAAAGTTATTCAGCAATAATAATTGATCGGGAAACTAGAAAACCAATTTCATTTGCTTCGATATTTAATTTAGTTAAAAAAAATGGCGTATACAGTAATGAAACTGGCAATTTTAAAATTGATTTAAATGTATCTGATACAATATCTATAAGTTGTATTGGATACAAAACAATTAAGTTTGTTCCTATTGATATTAATACACTTGATTCAATTTCTTTAATTTCTGATATTAGAGAATTAGAAGAGGTAGTCGTTTATTCTCAAAATTTTAATTATAAAAGTATTAAATTAGGTGATAAGCGGTTACGATCATCTATTCATATTTCGAGAAGTTCAGGTTTTGAATATGCGACCTTTGTTCCCAATCCTCAAAATGGAGCAAGGCTTTTTATTGAAAAGATTAGCTTCAAAATTAGAAAGTCGGGGAACCAACCTGCTGCGATACGTGTGCACATATATGAACCCGACAGCTTTTTTAGACCAGCAAAAGAGCTATTGGATAGCAATGTGTTTATCATAGTTACAGATCCTGGAGATCATAATATTGCTGTAAAAATTAAAAAATTACAAGCCCCATTTTATCAAGCTGGTGTTTTTATAGGAGTCGAATATTTGGGCAACTTTAGTAGATACTCAGGTGATATTGTTGGCAAAGAGGTTAATGACTTACGAATCGGTTTTGAGAAATCTGATCAGGGTTTTAAAACTTTTGAAAGATTCAACAAGCAAGAATGGCGAGAGGCTGATATTAAAAAGCTGTTTGCTAATTCAGAAGGGTTTAAACGACTCCAAAAAGGAAATACTCCAAATTTATCGCTTTATATAGAAGCAGTTGTTTTGAATGATTAA
- a CDS encoding redoxin domain-containing protein: MRKYILPILFAFGILFFSIQIYFSQKEDIKNEIHLFSASELIEIEAQPIKLEVAAKPYFVFYFSPSCDACRVGILDINQNISKLSDYNLVFISAGDKNESLTFLSNFKRPYSLFLDSNFYYSSKHKILYTPYYQIFDKNGKLLFSDKNLNSLINNKILK; encoded by the coding sequence ATGAGAAAATATATTTTACCTATTCTCTTTGCATTTGGAATTTTGTTTTTTTCGATTCAGATTTACTTTAGTCAAAAAGAGGATATCAAAAATGAAATTCATTTATTTTCTGCTTCTGAGCTTATAGAAATTGAAGCGCAACCAATTAAATTAGAGGTTGCAGCCAAGCCCTATTTTGTTTTTTATTTTAGTCCTAGTTGTGATGCGTGTCGTGTGGGCATTCTTGATATCAATCAAAATATATCGAAACTATCTGACTATAACCTAGTTTTTATTTCGGCTGGTGATAAGAATGAATCATTGACCTTTCTTTCAAATTTTAAAAGGCCATATTCATTGTTTTTGGATTCTAATTTCTATTACTCAAGCAAGCATAAAATTTTATATACACCCTATTATCAAATTTTTGATAAAAATGGAAAGCTTCTCTTTAGTGATAAAAACTTGAACTCACTAATAAATAATAAAATATTAAAATAA
- a CDS encoding peptidase domain-containing ABC transporter yields MSKKKLNVFQQQSKYDCGICCLLTIIQYYGGNETLENLRRLSGTNKTGTSLLGLYQAANACGFNAEGCEADMDALLAHPLPCILHVVLDNHLQHYVVYFGKKNQKGRKLLVIGDPAKGIVHLTAEELDKIWQSKACLILTPNDHFQLKSSIAARKRLWIKDLVKKDISLLSIAALLGIVIAALGLTMAIFSQKLIDEFIPEKQHTKLFTGVILVFLLLVAKETLGLVRAQLLLMQSKEFNLRIVEHFFSRLLFLPKTFFDTRKIGELTARLNDTTRIQRVISQLAGNTLLDTIVVLVTLVFIFSYSRISGYITVCCLPIFFLIIYLKNKKITEAQRKTMAGYALAESNYISSLQGVEAIKNHCKEKLYSEQNTSIYGSYQNAIFQLGQIQVRLSFSANTFAAILLCSLLAILSQQILNGALKAGELIAIIGMVGSLLPAVANLALLSIPINEAKIAFNRMFEFAGIEPDKLGTDHLTDFIRLDVQKVAFRYPGRGQILQNLSFSVQKGEIIALMGENGSGKSTLVQLLMQHYTPENGNIVINKAHQLSQVDASDWRGLVALVPQHVYIFNGTVIENIAFDDAANKMQDVLTFLDEYGFSPFINSLPQSFMTLVGEEGINLSGGQMQMIALARALYHRPQLLILDEATAAMDRVSEQFVLKLLQSLRYQMGIVFITHRLHVLKNFCDIIYVVEGGAVKHYGDHKTLLQTDNLYSRYWSDMEHMS; encoded by the coding sequence GTGAGTAAAAAAAAGTTGAATGTTTTTCAGCAACAATCAAAATATGATTGTGGTATCTGCTGTTTACTTACAATAATACAATATTACGGTGGAAATGAGACATTAGAGAATCTTCGACGCCTAAGTGGCACCAATAAAACTGGCACTTCGCTACTCGGCTTATATCAGGCTGCCAACGCTTGTGGTTTTAATGCAGAGGGTTGCGAAGCTGATATGGATGCATTACTGGCACATCCATTACCATGTATTTTACATGTTGTTTTAGATAATCACCTGCAGCATTACGTGGTTTATTTTGGTAAAAAAAATCAGAAAGGCAGGAAGCTTTTGGTTATAGGAGATCCTGCAAAAGGTATTGTTCATCTAACAGCTGAAGAACTCGATAAAATATGGCAATCAAAGGCATGTTTGATCTTAACACCCAATGATCATTTTCAACTAAAATCTTCTATTGCTGCAAGAAAACGGCTTTGGATTAAAGATCTTGTAAAAAAAGACATTAGTCTGCTGTCTATTGCTGCACTCTTAGGAATCGTCATTGCGGCTTTAGGGTTAACTATGGCAATTTTCTCCCAGAAGTTAATTGATGAATTTATTCCTGAAAAACAGCATACGAAATTGTTTACAGGTGTTATCTTGGTTTTTTTGTTGTTGGTAGCCAAAGAAACCCTCGGTTTAGTACGCGCACAATTATTGCTTATGCAATCTAAGGAGTTTAACCTTCGTATTGTAGAGCATTTTTTCTCACGTCTACTTTTCTTACCTAAAACATTCTTCGATACAAGAAAGATTGGTGAGCTAACTGCTCGCTTAAATGATACTACGCGTATTCAACGCGTCATTAGCCAATTAGCAGGAAACACGCTGTTAGATACCATTGTTGTTTTAGTAACACTGGTGTTTATATTCAGTTATTCACGAATTAGCGGTTACATTACAGTATGCTGTTTACCTATTTTCTTTTTAATCATCTATCTGAAAAATAAGAAGATAACTGAAGCACAGCGAAAAACGATGGCCGGTTATGCTTTGGCGGAGAGTAATTATATATCTTCTTTACAAGGTGTAGAAGCAATAAAAAACCACTGTAAGGAAAAGCTATATAGCGAACAGAATACCTCTATATACGGTAGTTATCAAAATGCCATTTTTCAACTCGGGCAAATTCAGGTGCGGTTATCTTTTTCGGCCAATACATTTGCAGCAATACTATTATGCTCGCTATTAGCAATTTTAAGCCAACAAATATTAAATGGGGCTTTAAAAGCTGGGGAGTTAATAGCGATCATAGGTATGGTTGGTTCTTTATTGCCTGCAGTTGCTAATCTGGCGTTACTAAGCATCCCGATTAATGAGGCTAAAATAGCATTCAATAGAATGTTTGAGTTCGCAGGAATTGAGCCTGATAAACTTGGCACAGATCACCTTACTGACTTTATCCGTCTTGATGTACAGAAGGTAGCATTTAGATATCCTGGTAGAGGACAAATACTTCAGAACCTTTCATTTAGTGTACAAAAGGGGGAGATTATTGCATTAATGGGTGAGAATGGTTCTGGTAAGAGTACACTGGTACAGCTTTTAATGCAGCATTACACCCCAGAGAATGGAAATATTGTTATCAATAAGGCACATCAACTAAGCCAAGTAGATGCAAGTGATTGGCGAGGCCTTGTCGCTTTAGTACCTCAGCATGTATACATTTTTAATGGTACTGTTATAGAGAATATTGCCTTTGATGATGCCGCTAACAAGATGCAAGATGTATTAACTTTTTTGGATGAGTATGGCTTTTCGCCATTTATCAACAGTCTTCCTCAATCTTTTATGACTTTGGTTGGAGAAGAAGGGATTAATCTTTCCGGAGGCCAAATGCAAATGATTGCTCTGGCAAGGGCTTTGTACCATCGTCCTCAATTATTGATTCTGGATGAAGCTACAGCTGCAATGGATAGGGTTTCTGAACAGTTCGTATTAAAACTTTTACAAAGCCTAAGATATCAAATGGGCATTGTATTTATTACGCACAGATTACACGTATTGAAGAATTTTTGTGATATCATTTATGTGGTCGAAGGAGGAGCTGTTAAGCATTATGGCGATCACAAAACTTTGTTACAAACTGACAATTTATACAGCCGCTATTGGTCAGATATGGAGCATATGTCCTAA
- a CDS encoding helix-turn-helix domain-containing protein: MKNPQIILSGFTAEEFTALLVRALRPIIQEEIKAALEKEPEQLLSPAEVCKRFVPKLSKTTLTKWADQGLIERHQMGGRTFYKLSEVLQKSKTLKRYKN, from the coding sequence GTGAAGAACCCGCAGATCATACTATCTGGCTTTACAGCAGAGGAGTTCACTGCTCTATTGGTGCGGGCGCTCCGTCCTATCATTCAGGAGGAGATAAAAGCTGCTTTGGAGAAAGAGCCAGAGCAGCTTCTTTCTCCTGCAGAAGTATGTAAGCGATTTGTCCCAAAGCTTTCTAAAACTACCCTAACTAAATGGGCTGACCAAGGGCTTATAGAAAGACATCAAATGGGTGGTCGAACCTTTTACAAATTATCCGAAGTTTTGCAGAAATCTAAGACGCTTAAGCGTTATAAAAATTAG
- a CDS encoding SusC/RagA family TonB-linked outer membrane protein, which yields MATKTLHAIIVTLLIGASMILPGNVNAQKIITGRVTGDNAQPVSGAVVINKKTGVKVLTGNDGFYKIEADDKDQIVVSYVGYSEYVSNAANGQLIQLQRSSTDLSEVVVTALGIKKEAKKISYAIQEVKTADLVKAREPNPINSLKGKVAGLVVNVNSEMLRQPSINFRGEGNILFVVDGVPIKTDTWNISPDDIESYSFLKGQTAASLYGSNGRDGVIIINTKKGTKDKRGYSVEFNSSTMFEAGFLAMPKLQHEYGPGSNGKYAFRNGLGGGVNDNDYDIWGPKFNGQPLPQYDGTVDPTRTYTTTFPDGSTYTGNIIPTPWIARGKDNLQNFLQTGLLSNNHIAVSSSNEKYDLRFGLGHSYQKAIIPNMDLNITNFNMAAGFQFSPKVKLSANINYSRQYSKNFPDVNYGPNSLIYNMSIWAGSDWDVRQMRDYWQPGKVGIQQKYAEYQRYNNPYFMVYEWLRGHYKNDIYGYIALNYKFAPHFELMFRPGISTYGLLRTEKMPYSAGSYGRDDRKGDYREDNRQFFESNNEVQVKYNNRISNFLQLDAMVGGNAANSRFNSTWASTDYLTVPGVYSLSNTLNRPLTANWQAQQLILSGYYSFDFGLGKYATISTTGRVDKHSNLPIANNAYTYYSIGGSSVISDYVQMPRPISFAKVKGSYATGRNPRTFSTVGPWGPGVGNPLGYGDNYQSPYGMTAYEFGPATYSLSNGYNNALGAAFTDVLNDPNIIADNRKTMELGAEVKVLKNRLGFDFTYYRSVSELLVRKSISSSTGFTSFNVNQGSYKNTGFELVVSGTPVKTRKFNWEVLGTVGSFKRVWINNPNPSIWIKNGDRVDGVYVPGFVRTPKGEYVHGTDGLLMRFSDATGGPNARRYMGNADPKFTWGLTNSLSYGNFRLSVQVDGIVGGVLWNQIRRRTVSGGRHAYTVSGDFGVHRENDVKGGTFVGRGITLTGGQIQIDPVTGEILNFDKLTVVPNTKTTTVQQYLSRVANGTNTELMYMDKTFTKLREVTLTYNFPAKALSKISFIKGANVSLVARNVFLFFNQDLKDVDPDQFTQQSGSDIQSPSTSRFGFNLNLTF from the coding sequence ATGGCAACCAAAACGCTACATGCAATCATTGTGACCTTGCTAATAGGAGCATCAATGATTTTGCCCGGAAATGTTAATGCGCAAAAAATTATTACAGGGAGGGTTACAGGTGACAATGCTCAACCAGTTTCAGGTGCAGTAGTCATCAACAAGAAGACTGGCGTTAAAGTATTAACAGGTAATGACGGCTTTTATAAAATTGAAGCCGATGATAAAGATCAGATAGTTGTTTCTTATGTGGGCTATAGTGAGTATGTATCAAATGCTGCTAACGGTCAGCTTATTCAGTTGCAAAGAAGTTCAACAGACCTGTCTGAAGTTGTAGTAACAGCACTTGGTATCAAAAAAGAAGCTAAAAAGATCAGTTATGCTATTCAAGAGGTTAAGACTGCAGATTTGGTGAAAGCACGTGAGCCAAATCCAATTAATAGCCTTAAGGGAAAGGTGGCAGGACTCGTTGTAAACGTGAATAGCGAAATGCTTCGCCAGCCTTCTATCAATTTTAGAGGTGAAGGTAATATCCTGTTTGTGGTTGATGGTGTACCCATCAAAACTGATACTTGGAATATATCTCCTGATGATATTGAGAGTTATTCATTCCTTAAAGGTCAGACAGCGGCTTCATTATATGGTTCTAATGGTCGTGATGGTGTAATCATTATTAATACCAAAAAAGGAACAAAAGACAAGCGTGGATATTCTGTAGAATTCAATAGCAGTACCATGTTTGAGGCAGGGTTTTTAGCTATGCCCAAATTACAGCACGAGTATGGTCCAGGTTCAAATGGTAAATATGCTTTCAGAAATGGTCTCGGCGGCGGTGTAAATGATAACGATTATGATATCTGGGGCCCAAAGTTCAATGGTCAACCACTGCCTCAATATGATGGCACTGTTGATCCAACCAGAACTTATACAACCACTTTCCCTGATGGATCTACGTACACAGGTAACATTATACCTACACCGTGGATAGCACGTGGTAAAGACAATCTGCAGAATTTTTTGCAAACCGGCCTTCTGTCAAACAACCACATTGCTGTTTCCTCATCAAATGAGAAATACGATCTACGTTTTGGTTTGGGTCATTCTTATCAGAAAGCCATTATCCCTAACATGGATCTGAACATTACGAATTTCAATATGGCAGCAGGTTTCCAGTTCTCTCCTAAAGTAAAACTGAGTGCTAATATTAACTATAGCAGACAGTATTCGAAAAATTTCCCAGATGTAAACTATGGTCCTAATAGTTTGATCTATAACATGTCAATCTGGGCTGGAAGTGACTGGGATGTTAGACAGATGCGTGACTACTGGCAACCTGGTAAAGTTGGTATTCAACAGAAATATGCAGAGTATCAGCGTTACAATAACCCATATTTCATGGTATATGAGTGGCTGCGTGGCCACTACAAGAATGATATTTATGGTTATATAGCTTTAAACTACAAGTTCGCACCTCATTTTGAGCTGATGTTTCGTCCTGGCATTAGCACGTATGGTTTATTACGTACAGAAAAGATGCCTTATAGTGCTGGTTCTTATGGAAGAGATGATCGTAAAGGTGATTACAGAGAAGACAACAGACAATTCTTTGAAAGTAATAACGAGGTGCAGGTAAAGTACAATAATCGTATATCGAATTTCCTGCAACTTGATGCCATGGTGGGTGGTAATGCTGCAAACTCAAGATTTAATAGTACTTGGGCTAGTACTGATTATTTAACTGTTCCAGGTGTCTATAGCCTTTCTAATACTTTAAACAGACCATTAACTGCAAACTGGCAGGCTCAACAATTGATTCTGAGTGGATATTATTCTTTCGACTTTGGTCTTGGAAAGTATGCTACAATTTCTACAACAGGTCGTGTTGATAAGCACTCAAATCTGCCAATTGCTAATAATGCTTATACTTATTATTCTATTGGTGGTAGTTCAGTTATCTCTGATTATGTACAGATGCCACGCCCGATATCTTTCGCAAAAGTAAAAGGCTCATATGCTACTGGTAGAAACCCCAGAACTTTTTCAACTGTTGGTCCTTGGGGTCCGGGTGTAGGAAATCCTTTGGGCTACGGAGACAATTATCAATCTCCTTACGGTATGACAGCATATGAATTTGGCCCAGCTACTTATTCACTCTCTAATGGTTATAACAATGCTCTGGGTGCTGCTTTTACAGATGTCTTGAATGATCCTAATATCATTGCTGATAACAGGAAAACAATGGAATTGGGTGCAGAGGTGAAAGTGTTAAAAAATCGTCTTGGCTTTGATTTCACATACTATAGAAGTGTTTCAGAATTGTTAGTGCGTAAGTCTATTTCATCATCAACAGGATTTACATCATTTAATGTTAACCAAGGTAGCTATAAGAATACAGGTTTTGAATTAGTGGTGAGCGGAACACCAGTTAAAACGAGAAAGTTTAATTGGGAAGTGTTGGGTACAGTTGGTTCTTTCAAGCGTGTATGGATTAACAATCCTAATCCAAGTATTTGGATTAAAAATGGTGATCGTGTTGATGGAGTGTATGTGCCAGGTTTCGTTAGAACACCAAAAGGTGAGTATGTGCATGGTACTGATGGATTATTGATGCGTTTTAGTGATGCTACCGGTGGTCCTAATGCTAGAAGATACATGGGTAACGCAGATCCAAAGTTTACATGGGGTCTTACTAACTCGTTAAGCTATGGCAATTTCAGATTGTCTGTACAGGTTGATGGTATTGTAGGTGGTGTTTTGTGGAACCAAATCAGAAGAAGAACTGTATCTGGCGGTAGACATGCTTATACTGTGAGTGGTGATTTTGGTGTACATCGTGAAAATGATGTAAAGGGAGGAACTTTTGTTGGTAGAGGTATAACACTAACTGGTGGACAGATTCAAATTGATCCGGTGACCGGTGAGATTTTGAACTTTGATAAATTGACAGTAGTGCCAAATACAAAAACAACAACTGTTCAGCAGTATTTAAGCCGTGTTGCAAATGGTACCAATACAGAATTGATGTATATGGATAAAACCTTTACTAAGCTTCGTGAAGTAACATTAACTTATAATTTCCCAGCAAAGGCTTTGAGTAAGATTTCATTTATTAAAGGGGCGAATGTTTCTTTGGTAGCAAGAAACGTGTTCTTATTCTTCAATCAGGATTTGAAGGATGTGGATCCTGATCAGTTTACTCAGCAGTCTGGAAGCGATATTCAGTCGCCATCAACTAGCAGATTTGGTTTTAACCTCAATCTTACTTTCTAA
- a CDS encoding thermonuclease family protein, whose product MVQFKAYGQAIIKTHLKITKVVDGDGLFVVNPFNKQEEEIRFLGIDAPEIRRSKKLQQDERETHLPGQLLLLLGKQSKDFLNSIAPVGTSVTIQLEKPHSIDSFGRTLAYVFLPDGTCLNELMIKEGFAKPYSRYYCEALADFQQINIFAKSNRKGLYQTVNDF is encoded by the coding sequence ATGGTGCAATTCAAAGCATACGGACAAGCAATAATCAAAACACACCTCAAAATCACTAAAGTGGTTGATGGGGATGGCTTGTTTGTAGTGAACCCTTTCAACAAACAGGAAGAAGAAATTCGTTTCCTGGGCATTGATGCACCTGAAATAAGAAGGTCTAAAAAGCTGCAACAGGATGAAAGAGAAACACACTTACCCGGCCAACTTCTCTTATTGTTGGGTAAACAATCAAAGGATTTTCTGAACTCCATTGCACCAGTTGGAACGTCTGTAACTATTCAACTGGAAAAGCCTCATAGCATTGATTCTTTTGGCCGTACACTGGCTTATGTGTTTCTTCCTGATGGTACTTGCTTAAATGAATTGATGATTAAGGAGGGCTTTGCAAAGCCTTACAGCAGGTATTATTGTGAAGCGTTAGCAGATTTTCAGCAAATCAATATATTTGCAAAGTCGAATCGAAAAGGACTGTACCAAACAGTCAACGACTTTTAA
- a CDS encoding ATP-binding protein — protein sequence MNNVNHKEIKTNWYVVTGGPCTGKTTVIELLAARGYATTLEQARHYIDTQKIKGRTVEEIRANKEQFQLQVLNLQIEEESKLDINKITFLDRALPDAMAYYEFLGLKYDDRLIKMCNTFCYQKVFILDRLPLINDYARLEDEEEQIRIHHLIIDVYKRFPCPVEFVPVLPPEERVDFILQNL from the coding sequence ATGAATAATGTTAATCATAAGGAAATAAAAACCAACTGGTATGTAGTCACTGGAGGACCTTGTACAGGAAAGACGACAGTTATCGAATTACTTGCTGCACGGGGATATGCTACTACGCTTGAACAGGCAAGACATTACATAGATACTCAAAAAATAAAGGGGCGGACAGTTGAAGAAATAAGAGCAAACAAAGAGCAATTTCAATTACAAGTTCTCAATCTTCAGATTGAAGAAGAATCAAAGTTGGATATAAATAAAATTACTTTTTTGGACAGAGCCTTGCCGGATGCAATGGCTTATTATGAATTTTTGGGGTTGAAATATGACGATCGCCTGATAAAAATGTGCAATACATTTTGTTATCAGAAAGTGTTTATTTTAGACCGTTTACCGTTGATTAACGATTATGCAAGATTGGAAGATGAAGAGGAACAAATCCGGATACACCATTTAATTATTGATGTATATAAGCGGTTTCCGTGTCCTGTAGAATTTGTTCCTGTATTACCGCCGGAAGAAAGAGTGGATTTCATTCTTCAAAATCTGTGA